The region TCTTCATCCTCATCTCCTTTATTCTTTAGATCTGATATTTTTAGACctgcatttgttttttttaaacattgtaTACAATCCATACTATATAaagattatatataaaattaatacaaattgtataccaaataaatataaaaattggaaaaattggattttatattaaaactgtatttttataattattttttaaaaaattatatttttttaattattttttatatttctgttaaaaaaaatacatattgtaattttataaatattttcattttttccagtattcataaaaaaacctaaaaattaaaatctaataactaaaataaaaaaatttaaatatttagtgaCTCTCAAAATTAATTACCCGTATTTTTTAATACCTTCATTTAATAAAAAGTAATTTGAAAAACAGAGAGCCAAAACCCTCCTTAATCCTCAAATGCCAAAGCTCAAAGTTCTGCACTCTCTCTTCCTTTCAGCGCCCAAAAGAACTACTTCGGCCACCGCATCAACCACCGCCACCAAAACCACCGCCACGGCCACTAAATCCTCCACATCAAGAACCGATGAAACTCTTACACAGTATCTATCATCCATTGACTCATCATCTTTATCATCATTTCTTTCTAGTTCCATCTCTAAACACTCAAAACAATCCCTAaaaccaccaccgccgccgccgccactgTCTAATTCCAAAAAGCCTCCTCCATCATCCACTCTCCACAACCTACCAGACTCCGATTCAGATTCTGGTAATATCTTTCCCAATTTCTATTAATTTGAATTGATTATATATTCTTGTAATTTTTGCAAGGAATTGATgctattttgaattattattgtaGAGGACGCGTCAAGCTATGTAGCGAAGCACATTTCATCTCTATTACAAGGTTTAAATACTTTATCTTCCTTTTGTTTCGTTAATATTGATCACACTGTTCACTTTTAGTCTCATATATAACTGATcaattgaaaaagaataaaGTTAGAGTGGCATTCTATATGTCAATGTCAATGTCGACAATGAGAAAAATTGATTCACGAAATGACATTTTGGAAAAAATGCTGAAGCAAAGAGTTGATTTTAAGGTGAAAAGAATTTACTGTGAACAGTTGCAAGCTCGATGTTTTGGATATTAGATTAGAAGTGCTACTCTAGCGTAGAATATTTTGTTATCTACAGAACATACTGGTTGACGAGATCACCTTAGAATATTTGAGTTGCATGAAGTAATTAGGTTCTCCTTTTACCTGTTCATTAGCtggctgttttttttttcatacagtGTTCCTACATGGCGTATTGGATATTTctacaaattttatttgaacATGTATTGCATGTTTGTGATTATTTCTTTATTCATTTGGTACTAGATGGGGATTCAGTTACCTCTCCTTCTTTCCAAGGAAACAACAGTAAGAATTCTTTGGAATCTGTGTTGAGCATACCTTGGTGCCAACAGGTATCACATCAGAATGTTACTCAACAAAGGAAAGATCTTTCTAGAACACGGAAAAAAACATATGTTTTCAAATCAACTCAGAAAATTCGTTTCAATAAGCTTTTTAAAAGGATGGACCAGAAGCTTGGTCCAGATGTGATTATTGATTTATGTAATAGATTGGGACGTGAAACTGGTGCAAAAGAATATAATGCAGTGATGAAGCTTAGCATTGAGAGGGCTACGGCAAGTAAAGATAAGGATAGTGCATCAAAACAAATTTCTGTtgcccttgaactttttaagTTGATGAAGGAGGAGGGCTTCCACCAAGATGAAGAAACCTATAGTCCATTTCTTATGTATTTTATTGACATGGGAATGGTAGAAGAATTTGAAATCTTCTGTGAAGCTATCGAAGATAATGATCCCAAGTCACTTGCAAGATTAGGTTACTATGAGATGCTTTTGTATGTTGGAGTCAATAATGAAGTAAAGATTCAAGAAATTTGCAGTTATATTGCTAACGGCAATGCAAATGAGAATTTTGATTTACGAGGTATGGAACTTTTGTGCAAGTTAACTTAATCTTTCAGAGGTCTTtagtgtatattttttaaaaaatgcagACAAATTATATCTCCTATGATTTTCTTTCAAGGCTGTTACCTTTTGTGTGCTTGCCTCTATTGCAGAAAATTATTTGTTAGCACTTTGTGAAAGGGACCGTAAGAATGAGCTCCTGCAGCTGTTAGAAGTTATCGATATAACACAAGTTTCATCTTTGGATCACATGGTCAATATCTTTAATTCCTTGGGACGACTATCATTGGAGTCCTTGGCAAAGAAGTTTCTTTTAGCGTTCAAAGAATGTGGTACAGTCATCACAGCCTTATTCTCATTCATGTGCATATATTATTTTGGTAAATTGGTTGGGGACTTTCAAGTTACTGGGACCTCGAAACAGATCTTCACTTGGCGAATGAGAATAAATatcaaatctttttttttggtgatcATAAAGATCAAATTTTTAACACTTAGAAATTCTACAAGTATTATTAATACATGACactgtattttttgaattgtgatCTCAATTCTCATATTTCCCTTTCCTCAAGAACTATTACTCCCAGAAGaaattaatcataatataatgaTATCCAATAATAAATCAAAGTTTAATTATCATCCTTCAGTCTAATCTCTGTATCTGAAATTTGTGTATGCATTTCCTCGTTTCATGTTCTCTATAGTATATCTTCTCCTCTTTTCTATTTTAAGGATAAGCTATTTAAGTAACTAGATTTGAACTCCAAGAACTTGATTGAATACATTTAGGATCCAGTGAAAGATAAAGCACACACTTCTCCTTTAACTGCATTCTGTCTTTTATAAATTGTGATATGTTACCATGATAAAATGCAGAGTATGGCGCAGAGAATATCTCAACCCTAATCTTTCATTATGCTTCTAGCATCCCAAATTTAGTGGTGAGGAACATCTCATGAATCTTACTGGTAATATCTTTGAAGCTATAATGCTTTGAGGCACATTTGCTGTTTGCTTATTTGTTATGACTGCATTTTCTGACCTATACTCAACTTGCAATGGTTCTAGCCTTTTTTGTTGGTGCACgaaaatggtgtttttactGGTATAATAGCTTAAAACTTTTACTTATTGATTTTCTTTATTCAACTTGAACTTctttatttatatgatttatgcTAAGTTAGGGATGAGTTCTATGTAATTTTAGTTGCAAACTAGGAATATTAGGCTGAGTTCATCATTTCGTCCCTGCTATGCATGTTTCTGTTGCAACCAGAATGATCACAAATGGAGATTCTTTCGCTGACTGCTAGTGAAAAATTAGACCTTCCCATCAGAATATGCAAGCGATTGCTTCCATCtaagttatatattttatggCGTAAAAGTTCATGTACTCAAATAATTCATCCTTCCATAATCATGAAAATGTTATACTGGAAAATTGATTATATCAGATGCTATACATCCTTTCTCAGAAGCCATGATTTTGGGTTGCCTTAGCTAGCATGATAGCTTGACCATGTTGGACATCTTTTTAgactaatatttaaaatattttgatcaCAATGAATACGCCTAAGTCCTGTcaaaatttttgatttaaattttctgCGTTCTTTGTTTGGTTACTTTTTATTGTCTTCTTTAAGTTTCCATGTTTCCATTCATTAAACTGCCAAAAAAAGTAATGTGAACTTGGTTTTTCATATTTCTGTAATTGCAATGTTCATTGTTGAAGGTTGACAAtgtcattttaaaattcaaaagcaTGCACTTAATGCTGGAGATGTCACCTTCGTCAAAATCATATGAGAAGCTCATACGATATAGTTGTGATTTACTTAAGGTATGACTTGATGATCTATAATCATGTTCCTATCTATTCATTTGCAGAAAATTACTTTATCGATTGTTGTTTATTCATCTTAATGCAGGTGCATGCAGCTCTTGAAATAGTCAATGAAATGTGCAAAGATAGTTTGACCTTATCTATAGACACTCTAAATTCCCTACTGCGTGCTTGTGATGAAAGCTTCGAGTTTAATTTGGTATGCTCCATCCACTGTACATCTGCCACGTATAGATCTTGTATTCGATTCATCTTCTTGGTTGCAAACGGAAAACTATGTTTACAAAATAGGACCAATTTTATCAGATATCTGGAGTGCCAGTGATTCTACTCATATTTCAGGCTGATGTCTTTATCACACTTCACTATCAATGTTTGTGCGCTTTTTGCTTCGATTGCCTTAGCTTAGTCGTGATTATCCCAGCCTGTCATGAGAAATAGCTTTGTATACAAATCTTCTTCCTGAACTATTTAACTGAAACTCGTAATGATTGTTGGCTGGACAATCAAGAGAAGTCTAATTATCTTTGAGCTTTGTCTTACTATAATTGATTGATGAACTTTTTACCCCTCTTTCTTGTCATTTGATTTAAGGTTCAAGGgatttattctttaatttcCTTCCATAACATGACACCAAACACTGAGACATTCAGGAGCATGATAAGTCTGAGGGTGAAAATGAAAGATGTAAGTTGTGAAAAGCGCTCTCTCACCCTCTCTTTGTTCTGTGTATTATGTGCTTACTTGCCTTGGTGCATCCAGGCATGATTTTgtcttatttgttttttatacTATCTTTCCGAAAAATAGTTCTTGTTTTAATGCCTATGTCTTATTATATGTTTTTCTCAATGTCAGTATCATGGTGCGTATGAGATGCTTGATGATTTGGAAAAATACGGTTTGATTCCTACAACAAGCATGTATAATGCTATAATGGCAGGATACTTTCGAGAGGTAACATATGGAGTGTTACATCACTTAAGTTGGTTTTTCCTCATTGTGTTCCTAATGAATTTGAAATTTGTGGCTCTTTGTGCTGTAATACTTTTGCTTGGTGTTGTATGTATGGGATGATTATTGAAcggttaattattaaataacctGGCATTTTCTTTGGGGCGGAAGAGAGGGGAAAAGGTTAAATAGTTTTTTGACCTTGTACATTGACCAATTTAGAAAAGAACCTGTTTGTTGGGATTTGTAACTTTCTTTGTCTTTATGGTTTCAGTTTCAGCATTGAACATACGACTGGAAGACATATTGTTAAGACTCcacatttcaaatatttattttcaattttcagtttttgtAACCCTCCCTCTCTCCTTCGTCTAAGCAAAAAAGTCACCTGCAGTGCTGAAGATGGTTTTAGTTCTCGAGCAAGTTTACTGTGCTTTGTGATACAACTTGCAATATTTAAGTTGGAGTGGTAAATTAGTTGATCTTTGCTTGTATACAACAGATTGAAGGCCATACGTGATTTATAGTTTAGTTGAACATGGATGAAGGTCTAAATTTAGAATTGCAAGCGATTGAGCTTCATGACAAGGTTAATTATGGAACCTCGCTATACTGTTAAGGATTGCCGTAATATGATAGAAAGGTCTGGGTAGGAGGGTCAAGGCTTCACAATGGAAAAAAGAACTGGCTTACTGTGTGACAAGTCTAACAAAAATGATAGATGGTACTCACATATTACAAGCTCCTTAACATTTCTTCCTTTATTAATGTGTGACAACTCTAACAAAAATGATAGTTGTGGAATGGAAACACTGCACTTCTTTTCACTATTTGGTTGTTATTTAGAAGTTGTTTTTAAGTCTTGGGTTCTCAGTTCAGCTCAAAGATCTCTGAATTCAGTTGAATCCTAGTTCAGATAATTAAAGTCTGTTGTCAATACTTACAATGgtagtttataaattttaattatttttattaatttctttacTTGTAATACTTTTGGGTCATGCATTTTTCGCACATTAATATTCTTTATCTTACTTGATATACTATTAAACATGCAGAAAACGAGGGTTGATTTCTTCCTTTTCATACATTTATCATTGACTTTCATTTCTACTTGTGTCATGCAGAAAAACGTCAGTGGCGGATTGACGGTTCTCAAGAAAATGGAACTTGCAAATATAAAtcccgatacccaaacatatagCTTTCTAATAACCAACTGTAACAGTGAAGATCAAATTAGCAAGGTACTACAAGATTTTTGTTTTAGTCAAATTCTCGTTAGCTGCTTGTAAAAAATAGAGCCAGTTAAGAGATAGGCAAAAATGGAGTATATGTTGCCTACAGCATGTGAAGGCTTTAACCTGTTGTGGATTTTCCATCTGGTTATTTGATTGCAGTACTTTAAGGAGCTGGAGTCTTCTAGAATTCCAAAAGTAAAGCAAATCTACATGGCCCTTGTTAATGCATATGCAAATTGTGGGCAGTTTGAGAAGGCAAAACAGGTATTTAAACATGCACTCTGTCAATGTAATATTTCAGTAAAATGCAACTAATGATCTTGCATAATTGATGTTTGTTTTCAGTCACTTAAATCTTATATTGCTATATTGCAATCCTGTTTCTGATACTGGTTTGGTTGTTACTCCTGCTTTCTTGACCTGCTcgttaacttttaaaattgcacttgtaatttttttgcttcCTTCTAAATTCACTAACTTCATTTTAGAGCTGTTTtatggttttatttttttatctcacCGAGGCAATTTTATGTATTAGGTACTCTCTGACAAAGAAATACCAAGCAAGGATGTTAATGAAATCAAAAGTGTACTTGTCGCAGCTCTTGCATCACATGGACAAATGTCTGATGCCCTTCTTGTGTATGAAGAAATCAAGGAAGGTGGAGGAACTGTGGAGCCAAAATCTGTCATAAGTCTTATTGTAAGTTTCTGTGCGGCAGCATTACATACTCTTAATTTGGAACTTGCAAGTCACTTTCATTTAAATTCCTCACAGGAGTATTGTCAATCTGAATGTGAACCAAGTACATTGCTTAAACTACTGGGTGAATTGAAAGAACCAGACTATTGGGTGGATGGCTGCTGCAGAGTTATCTTGTGCTTCATACGTTACAACAATctaaggttttttttttctgtttttttttcctCCTTTACTCTTTGCTTCTTTGGTATGAGAGGAGCGTTCCTATTTGGGCTATATATATGACTTCTAGTAATATCCGACACTAGTTACCATGTGAGCATTGCTCAATTGGCAACTTTGTGCTTTGTTGAACAATCAATCTATTTCCTATGTGGCTTTTGctttctttgttttttcaacCGTCTTTTGTTTGGATTTTGCTTATGCTCATTTCTTTATTAAACTAGTTCTGCTGTCAATCTGCTCAAGCAACTTAAGGATCGAATCAAGAATGATGAATTGACCATGCAAGTCATTTTTGATGAGGTCTGCAATTCCTTTTCCCTCTGCATTTTTGATGTAGTATGCACCTTTTACTTGATCTGcagatttttgtttattttcatctggattattttatctttgaaatATTCACTCTGCGGTGTAGCTGGAACTTTTTAGATTCCATTGAACTATACTTCCCTGATTATGGAAGAATTTTGAGTTGCATTCAGCATACTTTCAGGAAATTTTCTCATTTGTGATTTAAATATTCTCATGTTTATTGCGTGTTGGATCTATGTAGACATGCCATTTCATTTTTTACAGAACGTTAACAAGGACAACATCTTGATCCCTatcttttggttttgttatcACATTTGTGTAGGTTTTTTCTTTAATTGCTGAGATAGAGCCTACAGATCTGCAGATTGGGTTGGACTTGCTTCAAGCCATTAAGGATGAGCTTTGTGTTTTACCATCGCGAAAATCACTTGATTTTCTACTCAGTGCTTGTGTGAAGGCCAAAGATTTGCACAACTCTAATTTAATTTGGAAAGAGTATGAAGCAGCTGGCTATCCTTACAATGTTACAAGTTATTTAAGGTATTCGATGCTCgttcttatttatattttccagGCATTTGGTCGATGGATATTCTAGTTAATCTGTTTGTGTTCTTTGATGATTTACAGAATGTATCAGGCCCTTTTGGCTTCAGGAGATCATAAATCTGCAAAACTTATGCTAGCCAAAATTTCAAAAGACGATCCTCATGTTCGCAGAGTCATCCAAGCGTGCCAAAAAACTTATATTCAATCCTGTTCTAAAAAGgggagaaagaagaaaaaggaCAGCTAGTGAAACGTAACCAAATTTTTGAATTGTAAATATAAACAATACAAACTTGAACCATTTCGGGTTTCACGAAGGGCCTTCTTGTTGGCATGTAGAATGAAGATTGGTAAAAACAGTTTAATACAAGTTTCTTTGGTCTACATCGGAGGAGGAAAAATGAATATTCCAAGTAAGATACCCATTAAATGTATTTCCAGCCGCAGCAATTTACGGGAATTCTGATACTAACTCTGTTTTCTTGTGTCTACTAGTTTCTGAAAAACGGTAAACCTGTACTGCCTGCCTGTACAGCTACTTCTAATGCAGGTTTCGTATTCTAGTCCTCAACAGCAATAGAACTACTGCAGATCCATGAAAGTTTTACCTATGGCCTCTGCATATTTTGGCTTTCCTTTGACTAATTGATATCCTGTAAGTACATTGATCTTATTTAATGAATTATATTTCTCTGTTTAAAACAAACTTATGCTTTGATGCACTACTAATTACGTCAACAAAAATGCCATAAAACTTGATTGTCTTTTATTTGGAAGCTTGAAGATGATCTAGCAAATCGTTACACGGTGGCACTAGCCATTTAAGCCTTTCTTTAGGGCATTGAAATGTTCATATGGGGAGCAAGTCCAAATTGTTGATCTCGTTCgttgatacatatatgatagGATATTTGCAATTAAAATCATGAAGTTTAGTATATTTTACAGTTACATCACCGATgtttaattttagcaatttcaaacACCAACCTTTTATATTTGCCAATTTGAAACACAAGTTGAATTCTTGGTATACTTTTTGCTGATGTTACGCTAGAAAGaaatttatgatatatttttgCGTTCATATCACTAGAAGTATATCAAAATTCAATGTGTtttgaattgttaaaaattgaaagatgagttgaaattgttaaattaaaagttggagttgaattgaaattgttaaaattagatTCTGATGTTGTAATGACAAAACATATGAATCGTttacttcatttttatttactcTATTATATCATGAGAATTCTTGCCGTAAATAGATTTTAACTTTGaatttacaattaaaaaattaagatcGTCTATCGGACAATCTAGGATGGCGTATACGAAAGTCGGATTGATAGTAAAActatgaattaaaattttattgggGAAGTATAAAACACTTCAAATGCATGCTAATGGTTGATGTAATATACGATCAgtgtaataattaattttaggctgaatacatagtttgacccatgaacttgtacccttttacccatctaacctccaaacttaacgtctcacctatcgaacccctgaacttgttaaataacccgatttgacccccgaacttgataaatacgtaaacatttaacccctccgtacacaatttcttctagaacgtttcaagtgacaggtggacacgaagggttcaatacttacttatttatcaagttcaggggttaaatcggattatttaacaacttcagaggttcgataggtgagacgttaaatttaggggttagatgggtaaaagggtacaagttcaggggtcaaactatgtattaagccattaaTTTTAACATGCTATAAATTTATAGTGCGAAAtcaattagatttaatttattgattcaattttttttaaaagtatatcaaaTAGATACAAATCAAGATGGCACAGAAAGATTTGGAGCCATTTGATCTAAAACTATAACATTACAAGTCTACTATTTACccttaatatataaaattggaTCTTATTAATCACATCATACACAATTTATATGTAAACTGAGTTTACCTCTCTCCTTCCCAATtcaacaaaacaaattaaatttgatttacaaCTAATGTGTGAGATTGATGCTTATTACATTCAAGCTTAAaaactttataaacattttcatTTAAACTCTTGTATTCAAAGATAATCATCCAATATTCGGATTAAATATCGTTTCcaaagataattttattatcttccaaaaaattcCCTATTAATTTCATACATTCAAGAAGAATATATAAGTTTATACCAATCTTCTCTCCAATACATAAATTATgacaaaaaaagcaaaaaaattccaagttaatattaaaagattggaattccctcaagttcattttaaacttgagggggtcatgttcacgatctacaccgttcattgtaaaatgaacggtgtagatcaaaaaagtacaattttaatcaaattaatctacaccgttcatttttaatgaacggtgtagatcgtgaacatgactccttcaagttcatttgaacttgagtaAATCCCAATCCAATATTAAAACCCATATTAATCataatcaacaagaaatcaaaaaGAATTAGCAACAAGAATAGCTTGTCTACATCTAGCTTTAGCTTGTTCAAGTCTCTGATTCAAAGTATCTTCTTTAACAGAAGCTTTAACCATAGCCAAATCCATTTCCATCAACTTCAAAACCCTAAACAACTCAGTCACCATTCTATCTTCAACTTTACCTTCATCTCTTAAAACTTCAGCTTCTTCTCTAGCTCTCTCTGCCACTATTTCACCAACCTTAGCC is a window of Mercurialis annua linkage group LG2, ddMerAnnu1.2, whole genome shotgun sequence DNA encoding:
- the LOC126669074 gene encoding pentatricopeptide repeat-containing protein At4g04790, mitochondrial-like isoform X1, whose amino-acid sequence is MPKLKVLHSLFLSAPKRTTSATASTTATKTTATATKSSTSRTDETLTQYLSSIDSSSLSSFLSSSISKHSKQSLKPPPPPPPLSNSKKPPPSSTLHNLPDSDSDSEDASSYVAKHISSLLQDGDSVTSPSFQGNNSKNSLESVLSIPWCQQVSHQNVTQQRKDLSRTRKKTYVFKSTQKIRFNKLFKRMDQKLGPDVIIDLCNRLGRETGAKEYNAVMKLSIERATASKDKDSASKQISVALELFKLMKEEGFHQDEETYSPFLMYFIDMGMVEEFEIFCEAIEDNDPKSLARLGYYEMLLYVGVNNEVKIQEICSYIANGNANENFDLRENYLLALCERDRKNELLQLLEVIDITQVSSLDHMVNIFNSLGRLSLESLAKKFLLAFKECEYGAENISTLIFHYASSIPNLVVDNVILKFKSMHLMLEMSPSSKSYEKLIRYSCDLLKVHAALEIVNEMCKDSLTLSIDTLNSLLRACDESFEFNLVQGIYSLISFHNMTPNTETFRSMISLRVKMKDYHGAYEMLDDLEKYGLIPTTSMYNAIMAGYFREKNVSGGLTVLKKMELANINPDTQTYSFLITNCNSEDQISKYFKELESSRIPKVKQIYMALVNAYANCGQFEKAKQVLSDKEIPSKDVNEIKSVLVAALASHGQMSDALLVYEEIKEGGGTVEPKSVISLIEYCQSECEPSTLLKLLGELKEPDYWVDGCCRVILCFIRYNNLSSAVNLLKQLKDRIKNDELTMQVIFDEVFSLIAEIEPTDLQIGLDLLQAIKDELCVLPSRKSLDFLLSACVKAKDLHNSNLIWKEYEAAGYPYNVTSYLRMYQALLASGDHKSAKLMLAKISKDDPHVRRVIQACQKTYIQSCSKKGRKKKKDS
- the LOC126669074 gene encoding pentatricopeptide repeat-containing protein At4g04790, mitochondrial-like isoform X2 is translated as MPKLKVLHSLFLSAPKRTTSATASTTATKTTATATKSSTSRTDETLTQYLSSIDSSSLSSFLSSSISKHSKQSLKPPPPPPPLSNSKKPPPSSTLHNLPDSDSDSEDASSYVAKHISSLLQDGDSVTSPSFQGNNSKNSLESVLSIPWCQQVSHQNVTQQRKDLSRTRKKTYVFKSTQKIRFNKLFKRMDQKLGPDVIIDLCNRLGRETGAKEYNAVMKLSIERATASKDKDSASKQISVALELFKLMKEEGFHQDEETYSPFLMYFIDMGMVEEFEIFCEAIEDNDPKSLARLGYYEMLLYVGVNNEVKIQEICSYIANGNANENFDLRENYLLALCERDRKNELLQLLEVIDITQVSSLDHMVNIFNSLGRLSLESLAKKFLLAFKECEYGAENISTLIFHYASSIPNLVVDNVILKFKSMHLMLEMSPSSKSYEKLIRYSCDLLKVHAALEIVNEMCKDSLTLSIDTLNSLLRACDESFEFNLVQGIYSLISFHNMTPNTETFRSMISLRVKMKDYHGAYEMLDDLEKYGLIPTTSMYNAIMAGYFREKNVSGGLTVLKKMELANINPDTQTYSFLITNCNSEDQISKYFKELESSRIPKVKQIYMALVNAYANCGQFEKAKQVLSDKEIPSKDVNEIKSVLVAALASHGQMSDALLVYEEIKEGGGTVEPKSVISLIEYCQSECEPSTLLKLLGELKEPDYWVDGCCRVILCFIRYNNLRFFL